A genomic segment from Microbulbifer elongatus encodes:
- a CDS encoding FHA domain-containing protein: protein MLKLCDVKDASQSVWLVAPRVTIGRGSQCDLTLGDPSVAKLHAEILVDGEALELRNLSGGGQVAVNGKQVDGSCALSRNDRIQLGNSNLAVIDPKITRVKAAGNAANVSWALRANHPAIVGRVFPVRETSVVGRSDECDLTFAMSHLSRRHARLEVREGLLFVVDLGSANGTYLNNQRITESRVRRGDELRFDSLSFSVVGPADDLDKTTVRQAVTMPDAARQSAALDQAMQRGRHPEQRGVTRDNLGSDDASSVPAGGSRYGGDSATAGGNMGWVWLGVLLSCAGIAGFMWAKGQGLV, encoded by the coding sequence ATGTTGAAATTGTGTGACGTGAAAGATGCCAGCCAGAGTGTGTGGCTGGTTGCACCCAGGGTCACGATCGGACGGGGGAGTCAGTGTGACCTGACACTGGGTGATCCGTCTGTCGCCAAGTTGCATGCGGAGATTCTGGTTGATGGCGAAGCACTGGAATTGCGCAATCTCTCCGGTGGCGGCCAGGTGGCCGTCAATGGCAAGCAGGTCGACGGTAGCTGTGCCCTGAGTCGCAACGATCGCATTCAGCTCGGCAATAGCAACCTGGCGGTGATCGACCCGAAGATCACGCGGGTGAAGGCGGCAGGTAATGCGGCAAATGTTTCCTGGGCGTTACGCGCCAATCACCCTGCGATTGTTGGCCGGGTCTTCCCGGTGCGGGAGACCAGTGTGGTGGGGCGTTCCGATGAATGCGATCTCACCTTTGCCATGTCCCACCTGTCCCGGCGTCACGCGCGCCTTGAGGTACGCGAGGGCCTGTTGTTCGTGGTGGACCTGGGGTCTGCCAACGGGACTTACCTGAACAATCAGCGGATTACCGAATCGCGAGTACGCCGCGGTGATGAACTGCGCTTCGACAGTCTCAGCTTCAGTGTGGTGGGGCCAGCGGATGATCTCGACAAAACCACCGTGCGCCAGGCGGTCACCATGCCGGATGCTGCGCGCCAGAGTGCGGCGCTGGATCAGGCGATGCAGCGGGGGCGCCACCCGGAACAGCGTGGAGTGACCCGAGACAATCTGGGCAGCGACGACGCGTCTTCGGTGCCCGCCGGTGGCTCCCGGTACGGCGGCGATTCGGCCACCGCGGGTGGCAACATGGGCTGGGTGTGGCTGGGTGTGCTGCTGTCCTGTGCTGGTATTGCCGGATTTATGTGGGCGAAAGGCCAGGGGCTGGTGTAA
- a CDS encoding PP2C family protein-serine/threonine phosphatase — MSEANLREHPSGVSQPAARATTRSAGATHTGYRREQNEDAFWGDETRGVWVVADGLGGHQAGEIASQTVVEEIQRSSATDRHYEQALRRAHALLAGDESSATAMGTTAVVVAEDGPYFHIYWVGDSRAYLWTPPARNDNTPSNACDSEPHGSLKQLTVDHSYVQMLVDSGAINQEEAANHPNRHVITRCIGGSANPSLEIDRASFSWNSGQKLLLCSDGLSNDVSAAEICQILTENPNNQRASELLIAAALDAGGRDNITVQVISAPHSGAEAAPGENAYSVDKNGQSTSENRNSRTHRQPPVSGKFRSARGKLIRRIATLSIIFSLSAYAAWQLLNG, encoded by the coding sequence GTGAGTGAAGCCAACCTACGGGAACACCCCAGTGGTGTGAGCCAACCCGCCGCCCGCGCCACCACGCGCAGCGCGGGCGCGACCCACACCGGATACCGCCGAGAACAGAACGAGGATGCGTTCTGGGGCGACGAGACTCGCGGAGTCTGGGTAGTGGCCGATGGCCTCGGCGGCCACCAGGCCGGGGAAATCGCCAGCCAGACCGTGGTCGAAGAAATTCAACGCTCTTCCGCCACCGACCGTCATTACGAACAGGCGCTGCGCCGCGCGCATGCACTGCTCGCCGGTGACGAGAGCAGTGCCACTGCCATGGGTACTACCGCGGTAGTGGTTGCCGAAGACGGCCCTTACTTCCACATCTACTGGGTAGGCGACAGCCGCGCCTATTTGTGGACCCCCCCAGCGCGCAACGACAACACCCCATCTAACGCCTGCGACAGCGAGCCTCACGGCTCACTGAAACAGCTCACTGTCGATCATTCTTACGTGCAGATGCTGGTGGATTCCGGCGCGATCAATCAGGAAGAAGCTGCCAACCACCCGAATCGACACGTCATTACTCGCTGCATTGGTGGCTCCGCGAACCCCAGCCTCGAGATCGATCGCGCGTCCTTTTCCTGGAATAGCGGCCAAAAACTATTGCTGTGCAGTGACGGCCTGAGCAATGACGTAAGCGCGGCGGAAATCTGCCAGATACTGACAGAAAACCCGAACAACCAACGCGCCAGTGAACTTCTAATTGCGGCCGCACTGGATGCCGGCGGCCGCGACAATATCACGGTGCAGGTCATCAGTGCGCCGCATAGCGGCGCGGAAGCTGCACCCGGTGAAAATGCATACAGCGTTGACAAAAATGGTCAGTCAACCTCGGAAAACCGGAACTCCCGCACACACCGGCAGCCACCTGTGTCCGGTAAATTTCGTTCTGCACGCGGCAAACTGATCCGCAGAATCGCTACACTTTCGATAATTTTTTCGCTAAGTGCTTACGCGGCCTGGCAGCTGCTGAACGGATAA
- a CDS encoding glutaredoxin family protein gives MATQNLILYTTLGCSLCEKAKVEIWPLLDKYPLRLESVDIAEDETLTRLFGWSIPVVGLGATDDVLCWPFTSEELDAWLAQRVV, from the coding sequence GTGGCGACGCAGAACCTGATTCTCTATACCACCCTTGGCTGCAGTCTGTGTGAGAAGGCGAAAGTGGAAATCTGGCCGCTGCTGGACAAGTACCCCTTGCGGCTGGAGTCCGTGGATATCGCCGAGGACGAAACCCTCACCCGGCTGTTCGGCTGGAGCATACCGGTGGTTGGTTTAGGGGCGACCGATGACGTGCTCTGCTGGCCCTTCACCAGCGAGGAACTGGATGCCTGGCTGGCGCAACGGGTCGTCTGA